The Kineococcus endophyticus genome includes a region encoding these proteins:
- a CDS encoding pyridoxamine 5'-phosphate oxidase family protein yields MTNDPSPGPRWSDVEAGAPELARAVLARFGAARHHVLATLSRDGSPRVWGTEVDSWHGDLLLGSMVPARKLDDLRRDPRFALHAHTGDGSMADGDAKVSGRAVVVTDPDVLAAYTADRHPPEPYVLLRLHPTAVVLTELDGERLRITSWRDGAGPRTVVR; encoded by the coding sequence ATGACGAACGATCCCTCCCCCGGCCCGCGGTGGTCCGACGTCGAGGCCGGCGCCCCCGAGCTGGCGCGTGCCGTCCTGGCCCGCTTCGGCGCAGCCCGCCACCACGTGCTGGCGACGCTCTCGCGGGACGGGTCCCCCCGGGTGTGGGGCACCGAGGTCGACAGCTGGCACGGCGACCTGCTGCTCGGCTCGATGGTCCCGGCGCGCAAGCTCGACGACCTGCGCCGCGACCCGCGCTTCGCCCTGCACGCCCACACCGGGGACGGGTCGATGGCGGACGGGGACGCGAAGGTCTCCGGTCGCGCGGTGGTGGTCACGGACCCGGACGTCCTGGCCGCCTACACGGCCGACCGGCACCCGCCGGAGCCGTACGTCCTCCTGCGCCTGCACCCCACGGCGGTCGTCCTCACCGAGCTCGACGGCGAGCGCCTGCGCATCACGTCGTGGCGGGACGGAGCCGGCCCGCGCACGGTGGTGCGGTGA
- a CDS encoding ATP-dependent helicase: MLTALEIAQRLGRPAPTPEQVAVIEAPVEPLLVVAGAGSGKTETMSSRVVWLVANGLVAPEDVLGLTFTRKAAGELAERVRRRLRALRAHGLAPGAEGAADDALGEGEPVVSTYHAYAASLVSDHGLRLGIEPQSTVLSDAGAWQLASEVVETWRGDLPAVDAAPTTLAAALLQLAGECAEHLVDAEDVIGFVDEVEAFVRTLPKDDKAVAKFGAGVPGEPYAKVSALLAVQQARKQVVPLLREYQRRKREADQLDFGDQVLVAARLAREVPAVAATERARHRVVLLDEYQDTSYAQLALLRSLFGDGHPVTAVGDPHQSIYGWRGASAGNLVSFPAHFRRADDTPAARLPLATSWRNDVGVLAAANVVAGPLNDALDAGSVAVLRPRPGAGTGRVRTAFASTVEEEAAEVAARLSEVWRADSERLAAARRVPGAEVRPRRTAAVLCRKRSQFVVLQRALREAGLPVEVVGLGGLLSTPEVADVVATLHVLHDPGRGDHLARLLTGARWRLGPRDVAALGAWARQLQRRRNHGGDGGGADGADVDPVDVVVLPDEVEAVSLVEALDELPTAGWTGPDGRGLSPRALRRLARLARTLRRLRTRTHLPVADLVGEVERSLLLDVEVAARPGSSPSFERSNLDALADAAASFSAGSQRPGLGGFLSWLDAAEVRERGLEPGASDVATDAVQLLTVHASKGLEWDVVAVPGLVEKSFPATGDTAPGWLGGSSSLGVLPYPLRGDRTSLPEFAITSASTQQELNAAREEFLAACGDHQLAEERRLAYVAFTRAKEELLLSGAFWDEATRPREPSRFLLEVLEAPPGSVPGLVSLPLTPRPEPDAVNPRTANPQRVVWPVDPLASRRVDVDAGAALVRAVLAGEGPEVDDGHVVDVVVDEEVRSWREQTALLLAERAAAHQAPSVLLPAHLSASRLVALAQDPDALALQLRRPVPLEPRPATRRGTAFHAWLEQRFTASSLLDLVDLPGSADEDAAPDRELAALQRTYLASEWASRDPVAVEVSVETPVADLVVRGRIDAVFATTGGDGRTRWDVVDWKTGRPPDGEGARARDVQLAVYRLAWSRWHGVPLEDVSAAFFYASTGDTVRPVDLLDADDLERLVRSVPAAPVA, encoded by the coding sequence ATGCTCACCGCCCTGGAGATCGCGCAGCGGCTCGGCCGCCCCGCGCCCACCCCCGAGCAGGTCGCCGTCATCGAGGCGCCCGTCGAACCGCTGCTGGTCGTCGCGGGCGCCGGCTCGGGCAAGACGGAGACGATGTCGTCCCGGGTCGTCTGGCTCGTGGCCAACGGCCTCGTCGCCCCCGAGGACGTCCTCGGCCTGACCTTCACGCGCAAGGCCGCGGGGGAGCTCGCCGAGCGCGTCCGTCGACGGCTTCGGGCCCTGCGGGCGCACGGGCTGGCGCCCGGGGCCGAAGGGGCCGCCGACGACGCCCTGGGGGAGGGCGAGCCGGTCGTCTCGACCTACCACGCGTACGCCGCCTCCCTCGTGAGCGACCACGGCCTGCGGCTCGGGATCGAGCCGCAGTCGACGGTGCTGTCCGACGCCGGGGCGTGGCAGCTCGCCTCGGAGGTGGTCGAGACGTGGCGGGGGGACCTGCCCGCGGTCGACGCCGCCCCGACCACGCTGGCCGCCGCGCTCCTGCAGCTCGCGGGCGAGTGCGCCGAGCACCTCGTCGACGCCGAGGACGTCATCGGCTTCGTCGACGAGGTGGAGGCGTTCGTGCGGACACTGCCCAAGGACGACAAGGCCGTGGCGAAGTTCGGCGCCGGCGTGCCCGGTGAGCCGTACGCCAAGGTCTCGGCCCTGCTCGCGGTGCAGCAGGCCCGCAAGCAGGTCGTCCCGCTGCTGCGGGAGTACCAGCGCCGCAAGCGCGAGGCCGACCAGCTCGACTTCGGCGACCAGGTGCTCGTCGCGGCGCGGCTGGCGCGCGAGGTGCCGGCCGTGGCCGCCACCGAACGCGCACGGCACCGCGTCGTGCTGCTCGACGAGTACCAGGACACGAGCTACGCCCAGCTCGCGCTGCTGCGCTCGCTGTTCGGCGACGGCCACCCCGTGACCGCGGTGGGCGACCCCCACCAGTCGATCTACGGCTGGCGCGGCGCCAGCGCGGGGAACCTCGTGAGCTTCCCCGCGCACTTCCGCCGCGCCGACGACACGCCCGCCGCCCGGCTGCCGCTGGCCACGAGCTGGCGCAACGACGTGGGCGTCCTGGCGGCCGCGAACGTCGTCGCCGGGCCGCTGAACGACGCCCTCGACGCGGGCAGCGTCGCGGTCCTGCGCCCGCGCCCGGGCGCAGGTACCGGCCGCGTCCGCACCGCGTTCGCCTCGACCGTGGAGGAGGAGGCGGCCGAGGTCGCCGCCCGGCTCTCGGAAGTCTGGCGCGCCGACTCCGAGCGGCTCGCCGCCGCCCGCCGGGTGCCCGGGGCCGAGGTCCGTCCCCGCCGGACCGCGGCCGTGCTGTGCCGCAAGCGGTCGCAGTTCGTCGTGCTGCAGCGCGCGCTGCGCGAGGCCGGCCTCCCCGTCGAGGTCGTCGGTCTCGGCGGTCTGCTCTCGACGCCGGAGGTCGCCGACGTCGTCGCGACGCTGCACGTCCTGCACGACCCCGGCCGCGGTGACCACCTGGCCCGGCTGCTGACGGGGGCGCGCTGGCGACTCGGCCCGCGCGACGTGGCCGCGCTCGGCGCCTGGGCACGGCAGCTCCAGCGCCGCCGGAACCACGGCGGCGACGGAGGTGGCGCGGACGGCGCGGACGTGGACCCGGTCGACGTCGTCGTCCTGCCCGACGAGGTCGAGGCGGTGAGCCTCGTCGAGGCGCTCGACGAGCTGCCGACCGCGGGGTGGACGGGCCCGGACGGCCGCGGGCTGTCGCCGCGCGCGCTGCGCCGGCTGGCCCGGCTCGCGAGGACGTTGCGGCGTCTGCGCACCCGCACGCACCTGCCGGTGGCCGACCTGGTGGGGGAGGTGGAGCGCTCCCTGCTGCTCGACGTCGAAGTGGCCGCCCGGCCGGGCAGTTCGCCGTCCTTCGAACGCAGCAACCTCGACGCCCTCGCCGATGCGGCCGCCTCCTTCTCGGCCGGGTCGCAGCGGCCGGGCCTGGGCGGGTTCCTCTCGTGGCTCGACGCCGCGGAGGTCCGCGAGCGCGGCCTGGAACCGGGCGCCTCCGACGTCGCGACGGACGCGGTGCAGCTGCTGACGGTCCACGCGAGCAAGGGCCTGGAGTGGGACGTCGTCGCCGTGCCCGGGCTGGTGGAGAAGAGCTTCCCCGCCACGGGGGACACCGCTCCGGGGTGGCTGGGGGGCAGCAGCTCCCTCGGCGTGCTGCCGTACCCGCTGCGCGGGGACCGCACGAGCCTGCCGGAGTTCGCCATCACGTCGGCCTCGACGCAGCAGGAGCTGAACGCGGCGCGGGAGGAGTTCCTGGCGGCCTGCGGGGACCACCAGCTCGCGGAGGAGCGGCGGCTGGCGTACGTCGCCTTCACCCGGGCCAAGGAGGAACTGCTGCTGTCGGGCGCCTTCTGGGACGAGGCGACCAGGCCCCGGGAGCCGTCGCGGTTCCTCCTGGAGGTGCTGGAGGCGCCACCGGGCAGCGTGCCCGGGCTGGTCTCGCTCCCGCTAACCCCGCGGCCCGAGCCGGACGCCGTGAACCCGCGCACGGCGAACCCGCAGCGCGTCGTCTGGCCCGTGGACCCGTTGGCCTCGCGCCGCGTCGACGTCGACGCGGGGGCCGCCCTCGTCCGGGCCGTCCTGGCGGGCGAGGGCCCGGAGGTCGACGACGGGCACGTGGTGGACGTGGTGGTGGACGAGGAGGTCCGGTCCTGGCGGGAGCAGACCGCGCTGCTGCTGGCCGAGCGCGCCGCGGCCCACCAGGCCCCGAGCGTCCTGCTGCCGGCGCACCTGTCGGCCTCCCGCCTCGTCGCCCTCGCGCAGGACCCCGACGCGCTCGCGCTGCAGCTGCGCCGGCCGGTGCCGCTGGAGCCGCGACCGGCCACCCGGCGCGGGACCGCGTTCCACGCCTGGCTCGAGCAACGGTTCACGGCCAGCTCGCTGCTGGACCTCGTCGACCTGCCCGGATCGGCTGACGAGGACGCGGCACCCGACCGCGAACTGGCTGCGCTGCAACGCACCTACCTGGCCTCGGAGTGGGCCTCGCGGGACCCGGTCGCCGTCGAGGTGTCGGTCGAGACGCCCGTGGCGGACCTCGTGGTGCGCGGGCGCATCGACGCCGTCTTCGCCACGACGGGCGGAGACGGCCGGACGCGCTGGGACGTCGTGGACTGGAAGACCGGACGCCCGCCGGACGGGGAGGGCGCCCGGGCCCGCGACGTCCAGCTCGCCGTCTACCGGCTGGCGTGGTCGCGCTGGCACGGCGTCCCGCTCGAGGACGTCAGCGCTGCGTTCTTCTACGCCTCCACCGGGGACACCGTGCGACCGGTCGACCTGCTGGACGCCGACGACCTCGAGCGGCTGGTCCGGTCGGTGCCGGCCGCGCCCGTGGCGTGA
- a CDS encoding NAD(P)H-binding protein, whose product MDTRTDTRAGALTSPAPDPARTGRPHRVLVTGATGDIGRCLLDELTAMGTPLRVTGRRPEQLRAFADRGVEAVHGDLDDPASLRAAVADCDVLFLNTPPGPHQFRQNRDAVDAAVAAGVEHVVKVSASDANPRSAIPWARDHALADAHLARSGLSWTRLEPGAFFKNLLVEAAAIRRGWLPQTSGHGATAWTDVPDIAAVAARVLTDPTTRGGAGEDGRAYRLTGEVPLSYPEVAAGLSAALGHRVRYVHVPAPAFHAVLRATGVPAWQARGLVHQFVDVVRRGADDGRRCTTDVPDLLGRPARTVADFARDHRAALTPSR is encoded by the coding sequence GTGGACACCCGCACTGACACCCGTGCCGGCGCCCTCACCAGTCCGGCGCCCGACCCGGCCCGCACCGGCCGCCCGCACCGGGTCCTGGTCACCGGGGCCACCGGCGACATCGGCCGCTGCCTGCTCGACGAGCTGACCGCCATGGGGACCCCCCTGCGGGTCACGGGGCGCCGGCCCGAGCAGCTGCGTGCCTTCGCCGACCGCGGCGTCGAAGCGGTCCACGGCGACCTCGACGACCCCGCGAGCCTGCGGGCGGCGGTGGCCGACTGCGACGTGCTCTTCCTCAACACCCCGCCCGGGCCGCACCAGTTCCGGCAGAACCGGGACGCGGTCGACGCCGCCGTGGCCGCCGGGGTCGAGCACGTCGTCAAGGTCTCGGCGTCCGACGCGAACCCGCGCTCGGCCATCCCCTGGGCGCGCGACCACGCCCTCGCGGACGCCCACCTGGCGCGCAGCGGCCTGTCGTGGACGCGTCTGGAACCGGGGGCGTTCTTCAAGAACCTCCTCGTCGAGGCCGCGGCGATCCGCCGGGGCTGGCTGCCGCAGACCAGCGGGCACGGCGCGACGGCCTGGACCGACGTCCCCGACATCGCCGCCGTCGCCGCGCGCGTCCTCACCGACCCCACGACCCGCGGTGGCGCCGGCGAGGACGGCCGCGCCTACCGGCTGACGGGCGAGGTCCCGCTGTCCTACCCCGAGGTCGCGGCCGGTCTCAGCGCGGCACTCGGTCACCGCGTCCGCTACGTGCACGTGCCGGCACCGGCGTTCCACGCGGTCCTGCGCGCCACGGGCGTGCCCGCCTGGCAGGCGCGCGGGCTCGTCCACCAGTTCGTGGACGTGGTGCGCCGCGGCGCGGACGACGGCCGACGGTGCACCACCGACGTGCCCGACCTGCTGGGCCGGCCCGCTCGGACGGTCGCCGACTTCGCCCGGGACCACCGCGCGGCCCTCACCCCCTCGCGCTGA
- a CDS encoding DUF3152 domain-containing protein — translation MPAAVPDPARRALLLGGAGVLLAGCTGQTPSAGPVSSTSSSSAPGTSAAPASSAAAAETSPSPSSPSSSTTALPPGLTADDVRAGVLGADVPQSGGGVLTVVPGSSSAPPSARVRTVRVEVEQDLVAAGLLDPVAFADFALGVLNDPRSWGAGGAMSFARTDGDAQMRLVLATPDTSAALCRPLRTMGTLSCRSGDAAVLTWYRWVRAIPDYGQDRTGYRQYVVNHEIGHVLGHGHDPNPGPGRLAPVMMQQTKGLRGALPNPWPHP, via the coding sequence GTGCCCGCCGCCGTCCCGGACCCCGCCCGCCGCGCCCTGCTCCTGGGCGGAGCCGGGGTGCTCCTCGCCGGCTGCACGGGGCAGACCCCGTCCGCCGGACCGGTCTCCTCGACCTCCTCGTCGTCCGCGCCCGGGACGAGTGCGGCACCGGCCTCCTCCGCCGCCGCGGCGGAAACCTCCCCGTCCCCTTCCTCTCCCTCGTCGTCCACGACCGCACTGCCGCCCGGCCTCACGGCCGACGACGTCCGCGCCGGCGTGCTCGGCGCCGACGTCCCGCAGTCCGGCGGTGGGGTCCTCACCGTCGTCCCCGGCTCCTCGTCCGCGCCGCCCTCGGCCCGCGTCCGCACCGTGCGCGTCGAGGTCGAGCAGGACCTCGTCGCCGCCGGTCTCCTCGACCCCGTCGCCTTCGCCGACTTCGCCCTCGGCGTCCTCAACGACCCGCGCAGCTGGGGCGCCGGCGGCGCGATGAGCTTCGCGCGCACCGACGGCGACGCGCAGATGCGCCTCGTGCTGGCCACGCCCGACACCTCCGCCGCCCTGTGCCGGCCGCTGCGGACGATGGGCACGCTCTCGTGCCGGTCCGGGGACGCCGCCGTCCTCACCTGGTACCGGTGGGTGCGGGCCATCCCCGACTACGGCCAGGACCGGACGGGCTACCGCCAGTACGTCGTCAACCACGAGATCGGCCACGTCCTCGGACACGGGCACGACCCCAACCCCGGGCCCGGGCGACTGGCGCCGGTGATGATGCAGCAGACCAAGGGGCTGCGGGGCGCGCTGCCCAACCCGTGGCCCCACCCCTGA
- a CDS encoding DUF3107 domain-containing protein has product MEVRIGVQNVARELVFESAQTSEEITSAVSQALSAGTVLSLVDEKGRQVVVPAASIGYVDIGAPPGRPRVTPATQPVTIAGFRVARSPVTIGCRLPRRGCTLRLTTFPAGGSDFSPSRWGGSSADAAALAPCTGDA; this is encoded by the coding sequence GTGGAGGTTCGGATCGGCGTGCAGAACGTCGCACGCGAGCTGGTGTTCGAGTCGGCCCAGACCAGCGAGGAGATCACGAGCGCCGTCTCGCAGGCGCTGTCCGCCGGCACGGTGCTGTCGCTGGTCGACGAGAAGGGCCGTCAGGTCGTGGTCCCGGCGGCCTCGATCGGCTACGTCGACATCGGCGCGCCGCCGGGACGCCCACGCGTCACCCCGGCGACGCAGCCGGTTACCATTGCGGGGTTCAGGGTTGCCCGGTCGCCAGTCACGATCGGCTGCCGACTGCCGCGACGCGGCTGCACGCTCCGCCTGACGACGTTCCCCGCCGGTGGCTCCGACTTCTCGCCGAGCCGCTGGGGCGGGTCCTCCGCGGACGCGGCCGCGCTCGCCCCTTGCACGGGAGACGCATGA
- a CDS encoding methylenetetrahydrofolate reductase: protein MTGHPSLVDDLRAARRRFSVEFSPAHDEATAQRQWRAVQRLEPLAPVFASVTYGAGGGDRAGSVDLASRLARETTVRPLAHLTAVGQSTAQLADVLDELAAGGVRDVLALRGDPDGDPHAPWEPHPEGLEHADELVRLALQHGADTVAVAAFPLGHPDSPDLDTDLRRLLGKFAAGARCAIAQLTFDVEDFLRLRDRLAAAGCDVPLLPGLLPVTSPRVLEVTRRLTDGHEPSWLHRRLDPFLDDRGAFREEGMRVAVEDGRRLLAEGVEVLHLYSLNAASNVEALVGELGLAGPGGAR, encoded by the coding sequence GTGACGGGTCACCCGTCCCTGGTGGACGACCTGCGCGCCGCCCGCCGCCGCTTCTCGGTCGAGTTCTCCCCGGCCCACGACGAGGCCACCGCGCAGCGGCAGTGGCGGGCCGTGCAGCGCCTGGAGCCCCTGGCCCCCGTGTTCGCCTCGGTCACCTACGGGGCGGGCGGCGGGGACCGCGCCGGCAGCGTCGACCTCGCCTCCCGGCTGGCCCGCGAGACCACGGTCCGGCCGCTGGCCCACCTCACGGCCGTGGGCCAGTCCACGGCCCAGCTCGCCGACGTCCTCGACGAGCTCGCCGCCGGCGGTGTGCGCGACGTCCTGGCCCTGCGGGGGGACCCCGACGGCGACCCCCACGCCCCGTGGGAGCCGCACCCCGAGGGGCTCGAGCACGCCGACGAGCTCGTGCGCCTCGCGCTGCAGCACGGCGCCGACACCGTCGCGGTGGCGGCCTTCCCGCTGGGGCACCCCGACTCGCCCGACCTCGACACCGACCTGCGCCGCCTCCTCGGCAAGTTCGCCGCCGGGGCCCGCTGCGCGATCGCCCAGCTGACGTTCGACGTCGAGGACTTCCTGCGGTTGCGGGACCGGCTCGCGGCCGCCGGCTGCGACGTCCCGCTCCTGCCGGGGCTGCTGCCCGTGACCAGCCCGCGCGTGCTGGAGGTGACGCGCCGCCTGACCGACGGTCACGAGCCGTCGTGGCTGCACCGTCGCCTCGACCCCTTCCTCGACGACCGCGGAGCCTTCCGCGAGGAGGGGATGCGGGTGGCGGTCGAGGACGGCCGTCGCCTCCTCGCCGAGGGCGTGGAGGTGCTGCACCTGTACTCCCTCAACGCCGCCTCCAACGTCGAGGCGCTCGTGGGCGAGCTGGGGCTGGCCGGTCCCGGTGGCGCCCGCTGA
- a CDS encoding MGMT family protein, producing MESALPARAEEVLEVVHAIPSGRVLTYGDVAARVGDRGPRFVGNVLRRFGSGAPWWRVLRADGSAPPPLAPEALHRWRAEGTPLRRLAHDPVDVRVDLDRARWDAGTWTAPWEEVPAP from the coding sequence GTGGAGAGCGCGCTGCCCGCCCGGGCCGAGGAGGTCCTCGAGGTGGTCCACGCCATCCCGTCCGGGCGGGTGCTGACGTACGGCGACGTCGCCGCGCGCGTCGGCGACCGGGGTCCCCGCTTCGTCGGCAACGTGCTGCGCCGCTTCGGGTCCGGTGCGCCCTGGTGGCGCGTCCTGCGGGCCGACGGCAGCGCGCCGCCGCCCCTGGCCCCCGAGGCGCTGCACCGCTGGCGGGCCGAGGGGACGCCGTTGCGCCGGCTCGCCCACGACCCCGTGGACGTGCGGGTGGACCTCGACCGCGCCCGCTGGGACGCGGGTACGTGGACGGCGCCGTGGGAGGAGGTGCCCGCCCCGTGA
- a CDS encoding ATP-dependent helicase: MLRVDVTDAGAAGAGQGGAQGGGGEGRRRPPVPRLRRAVPLVADAPEADDRQDAVVATRPGSGPLVVVGAPGTGRTHTLRALVTARVARDGVDPDRVLVLAPTRRAADLLRDDLSDALRRTTGQPAARTPHSYAFGVLRRVHVHEGAPPPRLISGAEQDAILADLLRGHLAVTSEDAPAELFDLDADGRVTLTGALAAPDWPGDVPRASWGLRSFRNELRDLLMRAVERGLRAEDLVELGRRHGRPEWVAGAAVLEEYLQVNALGRAEAYDPAAVVDEAVAALRAEPELLAAERDRWDLVAVDDAHDLSEAGLRLLEAVAGGRDLVLTADPDSVTQGFRGADARTASALSDRFAVRGAPAPAVVLGSDHRQRPSLRAVTRAVAERVGALGGAPQRAAVPVRAGEGRVEVAVLGSPTQEAAWVAQRLRRRHLLDGVPWSQMAVVVRSAGHTAALRRGLTHAGVPLAVPLAEVPVRDEPAVRPLLTALAVVLEPAELTEAVAHELVTSPVGGADVVALRRLRQSLRRSERADGGGRSSDVVLTAALAEVLADPEADLGAEPGADGTTGDLARVRADDPALVPAQRVAAVLRAGRRAALAPDASAETVLWAVWDATGLATRWQRSALAGSTLEGADAGRADRDLDAVLALFEAAGRFVDRFPGAGSAARFLEQLQNAEVPSDTLADRAPDAGAVTLTTPQGAVGREWDLVVVAGVQEGVWPDLRLRGSVLGAQALVDVLEGRDSEGPGARRAVFEDELRLFHVAVSRAREELVVTAVRTEDERPSALVDLVADLATVPAADGADGDDERPLSTVPRAVSLPALVARLRQVVCAPDAVETPPRRAAAARQLAELARAGVPGADPADWYGLEALTDDGPLRAPDDPVAVSPSRVESFERCGLRWLLESSGARPGDSTGQSIGNLVHRIAAEAPDADAFELRRRLDVLWPTLGLADGWVADTARARAERMVDKLAEYYREARREGRTLVGVELDVDVTVGRARIRGRVDRLERDAAGRPVVVDLKTGKTQPSKADVARLPQLGVYQLAAQEGAFHTMPAGAPTSGGAALVQLGGTQKKAPQQHQVALDDDEDPAWARELVEHAAQGMAAGTFEAVVGPHCGYCPVASSCPAQDAGRSVVEEGGR; this comes from the coding sequence GTGCTGAGGGTGGACGTGACGGACGCGGGTGCTGCGGGTGCCGGCCAGGGGGGCGCGCAGGGCGGCGGGGGCGAGGGCCGGCGGCGGCCCCCGGTGCCCCGGCTCCGTCGCGCCGTGCCCCTCGTCGCCGACGCGCCGGAGGCCGACGACCGCCAGGACGCCGTCGTCGCGACGCGTCCGGGCAGCGGCCCGCTCGTCGTCGTGGGGGCTCCCGGGACGGGCCGCACGCACACGCTCCGCGCCCTGGTCACCGCCCGCGTCGCCCGCGACGGGGTCGACCCCGACCGCGTCCTCGTCCTCGCGCCCACGCGTCGTGCGGCCGACCTGCTGCGCGACGACCTGTCCGACGCCCTGCGCCGCACGACCGGTCAGCCCGCGGCCCGCACCCCGCATAGCTACGCCTTCGGCGTCCTGCGCCGTGTGCACGTGCACGAGGGGGCCCCGCCGCCCCGCCTGATCTCCGGCGCCGAGCAGGACGCGATCCTCGCCGACCTGCTGCGCGGCCACCTCGCCGTGACGTCGGAGGACGCCCCGGCCGAGCTGTTCGACCTCGACGCCGACGGCCGCGTCACCCTCACCGGCGCGCTCGCCGCCCCCGACTGGCCCGGTGACGTCCCGCGGGCCTCCTGGGGGCTGCGCAGCTTCCGCAACGAGCTGCGGGACCTGCTGATGCGGGCCGTCGAACGAGGGCTGCGCGCCGAGGACCTCGTCGAGCTCGGCCGCCGCCACGGTCGCCCGGAGTGGGTCGCCGGGGCCGCCGTCCTGGAGGAGTACCTGCAGGTCAACGCCCTCGGGCGGGCTGAGGCGTACGACCCCGCCGCCGTCGTGGACGAGGCCGTCGCCGCGCTGCGCGCCGAGCCGGAGCTGCTGGCCGCCGAACGCGACCGCTGGGACCTGGTGGCCGTCGACGACGCCCACGACCTGTCCGAGGCCGGGCTCCGCCTCCTCGAGGCCGTGGCCGGCGGCCGCGACCTCGTGCTGACGGCCGACCCCGACAGCGTCACGCAGGGCTTCCGCGGCGCCGACGCGCGCACGGCCTCGGCGCTCTCCGACCGCTTCGCCGTCCGCGGTGCCCCCGCGCCCGCGGTGGTCCTGGGCTCCGACCACCGCCAGCGGCCGTCCCTGCGCGCGGTCACGCGCGCGGTGGCCGAGCGGGTGGGCGCCCTCGGCGGGGCGCCGCAACGGGCGGCCGTCCCGGTGCGCGCCGGGGAGGGCCGCGTCGAGGTCGCCGTGCTCGGGTCTCCGACGCAGGAGGCCGCCTGGGTCGCCCAGCGGCTGCGCCGCCGACACCTCCTCGACGGCGTCCCGTGGTCGCAGATGGCGGTCGTCGTCCGGTCCGCCGGGCACACCGCCGCCCTGCGCCGCGGGCTCACGCACGCGGGCGTGCCGCTGGCCGTGCCGCTGGCCGAGGTGCCCGTGCGCGACGAGCCGGCGGTCCGGCCCCTGCTGACGGCCCTCGCGGTCGTCCTCGAACCGGCCGAGCTCACCGAGGCCGTCGCCCACGAGCTCGTGACCTCCCCGGTCGGCGGGGCCGACGTCGTGGCCCTGCGCCGGTTGCGGCAGTCGTTGCGGCGCAGCGAACGGGCGGACGGCGGCGGCCGCAGCAGCGACGTCGTGCTCACCGCCGCGCTCGCCGAGGTCCTCGCCGACCCCGAGGCCGACCTCGGGGCCGAACCGGGCGCCGACGGGACCACGGGAGACCTGGCGCGCGTGCGGGCCGACGACCCGGCGCTGGTCCCCGCCCAGCGCGTCGCCGCCGTCCTGCGCGCCGGCCGCCGCGCCGCCCTCGCCCCCGACGCCTCGGCCGAGACGGTGCTCTGGGCGGTCTGGGACGCCACCGGCCTCGCGACGCGCTGGCAGCGCTCGGCGCTCGCGGGCAGCACGCTCGAGGGGGCGGACGCCGGACGGGCCGACCGCGACCTCGACGCCGTCCTGGCCCTGTTCGAGGCCGCCGGTCGCTTCGTCGACCGCTTCCCGGGCGCGGGCAGTGCGGCCCGGTTCCTGGAGCAGCTGCAGAACGCCGAGGTCCCCTCGGACACGCTGGCCGACCGCGCCCCGGACGCCGGGGCCGTGACGCTGACGACCCCGCAGGGCGCGGTGGGGCGGGAGTGGGACCTGGTCGTCGTCGCGGGGGTCCAGGAGGGGGTCTGGCCGGACCTGCGGCTGCGCGGGTCCGTCCTGGGCGCCCAGGCGCTCGTCGACGTGCTGGAAGGGCGCGACAGTGAGGGTCCCGGCGCCCGCCGGGCCGTCTTCGAGGACGAGCTGCGGTTGTTCCACGTCGCCGTCTCCCGGGCCCGTGAGGAGCTCGTCGTCACCGCGGTCCGCACCGAGGACGAGCGCCCCTCGGCCCTGGTCGACCTCGTGGCAGACCTCGCGACCGTCCCGGCCGCGGACGGGGCGGACGGTGACGACGAGCGCCCGCTGTCGACGGTGCCGCGGGCGGTGTCGCTGCCGGCGCTCGTGGCCCGTCTGCGGCAGGTCGTCTGCGCACCCGACGCCGTCGAGACCCCGCCGCGGCGCGCGGCCGCGGCCCGGCAGCTCGCCGAGCTCGCCCGCGCCGGGGTGCCGGGCGCCGACCCGGCCGACTGGTACGGCCTGGAGGCGCTGACCGACGACGGTCCGCTGCGCGCCCCGGACGACCCGGTCGCCGTCTCGCCCTCGCGCGTCGAGAGCTTCGAGCGGTGCGGGCTGCGCTGGCTGCTGGAGAGCTCCGGCGCCCGGCCCGGCGACTCCACGGGGCAGTCGATCGGCAACCTCGTCCACCGCATCGCCGCCGAGGCGCCCGACGCCGACGCCTTCGAGCTGCGGCGTCGACTCGACGTGCTCTGGCCCACCCTGGGGTTGGCCGACGGCTGGGTCGCCGACACCGCCCGGGCCCGCGCCGAGCGCATGGTGGACAAGCTGGCGGAGTACTACCGAGAGGCCCGCCGCGAGGGGCGCACGCTCGTGGGGGTCGAGCTCGACGTCGACGTCACCGTCGGACGGGCCCGCATCCGCGGCCGGGTGGACCGCCTCGAACGCGACGCCGCCGGTCGCCCCGTCGTGGTGGACCTCAAGACGGGCAAGACGCAGCCGTCCAAGGCCGACGTGGCCCGGCTGCCGCAGCTCGGCGTCTACCAGCTCGCTGCGCAGGAGGGGGCGTTCCACACGATGCCCGCCGGCGCGCCCACGTCCGGCGGGGCGGCCCTCGTCCAGCTCGGCGGGACGCAGAAGAAGGCGCCCCAGCAGCACCAGGTCGCGCTCGACGACGACGAGGACCCGGCGTGGGCCCGCGAGCTCGTGGAGCACGCGGCCCAGGGCATGGCGGCCGGCACCTTCGAGGCCGTCGTCGGCCCGCACTGCGGGTACTGCCCCGTGGCCAGCTCCTGCCCGGCGCAGGACGCCGGCCGCAGCGTCGTCGAGGAGGGGGGCCGCTGA